In one Columba livia isolate bColLiv1 breed racing homer chromosome 23, bColLiv1.pat.W.v2, whole genome shotgun sequence genomic region, the following are encoded:
- the NBR1 gene encoding next to BRCA1 gene 1 protein isoform X4 has protein sequence MLCSSSRLTGLPGAPGERGMEPQVNLRVTCRGDTQSFLVSDSAHTTWADVEAMVKVSFDLDNIQIKYIDEDNDEVSVNSKEEYEEALKIAVKQGNRLQMNVYEENSSLKGASCSSQLREKTVAEKLTLKDEKKPLLHYSTLARGLEEDLKKEEMTIQQKLNPTRTGRTSESPPEWFTSYLETFREQVVKETVEKLEQKLYEKLVQPNQPPDFSESSITAGPPTSESQSGTSNQCDWLISCCNCQAQIVGVRYQCSLCPAYNICEQCEAGTYAHDPNHVLLKLRRPVPCVAENYSLAEFSPRLPATLEQVRLQKQMDKRFLKAEKQRLRAEKKQRKAEVRELKKQLKLHRKIHLWNSVHVLETSGSPALKSESLQPNTFLTPPQPFQAIVPTLSAVFVDENLPDGTRLQPGTKFIKHWRMKNTGNVEWSSDTKLKLMWGNLTLASSEKKDVLVPSLPAGQVGTVSVEFVAPNIEGTYTSHWRLSHRGEQFGPRIWCSIVVDPSPAPDSFESNWKDSDSCQKDKASSTKEDASVKTEAGAQLMGEIMEQAEIPLPTIPLKIKNLPSEREFYIPSVDLLTAQDLLSFELLDINIVQELERVPHNTPVDMTPCMSPLPHDGPWLEKPGLGQIQEESEGSGFKPVSDPSAVKGKAEHLLTQEEGEEDMSGTQFVCETVIRSLTLDAAPDHKPPQKKKILQNSLQTLQDTFSCNMLNEASPRIKTDSASKKEAEVHQSEAMPEDDCGNLPLSGGRANPSGDTGNSDEEEDDDKDDVQSQGSSASSEDYIIILPECFDTSRPLGESLYSSALSQPSLEKTGEPETGAEDPEGGSQPQVCSVSEILTTSQTLAVVPLTPEVVDTSPQTQRNLASLQNDLFQEPDMPLSENISSIPQNQIREEPSGEDGHGPGASGFTASKQNGPEYPRYPQGSSIAGEIVKGALSVAASAYKALFAGPPILEQQPAAPEEHTAALLSSLCEMGFCDRHLNLRLLKKHNNNMVQVVTELLQISNGDQYSRY, from the exons ATGTTGTGTTCGTCGAGCCGTCTGACAGGGCTGCCCGGGGCTCCCGGGGAGCGCGGGATGGAGCCGCAGGTGAACCTCCGTGTCACCTGCCGGGGGGACACGCAGAGCTTCCTGGTGTCGGACTCGGCGCACACGACGTGGGCGGATGTGGAGGCCATG GTTAAGGTTTCATTTGACCTGGACAACATTCAGATCAAATACATTGATGAGGATAATGATGAG GTCTCTGTGAATAGCAAAG aGGAATATGAAGAAGCTCTGAAG ATTGCAGTTAAACAAGGAAATCGTCTCCAGATGAATGTGTATGAAGAAAACTCTTCTCTGAAAGGAGCTTCTTGTTCTTCGCAACTACGTGAAAAAACTGTGGCAGAAAAGTTGACGCTTAAAGACGAGAAGAAACCCCTTTTGCACTATTCCACACTGGCCCGGGGGTTAGAGGAAGACTTAAAAAAGGAGGAGATGACAATTCAG CAAAAGTTAAATCCCACTagaacaggaagaacaagtGAAAGTCCTCCAGAGTGGTTTACTAGCTACTTGGAAACA TTCAGGGAACAAGTCGTTAAAGAAACTGTTGAGAAACTGGAGCAGAAGCTGTATGAGAAGCTTGTTCAGCCCAATCAGCCTCCGGATTTTTCTGAGAGCTCAATTACAGCAGGACCTCCCACTTCAGAGAGCCAGTCGGGGACCAGCAACCAGTGCGACTGGCTGATCTCCTGCTGCAACTGCCAGGCCCAAATTGTTGGAGTTCGCTACCAGTGCAG CCTTTGTCCAGCCTACAATATCTGTGAACAGTGTGAAGCAGGAACATATGCACATGATCCTAATCATGTTTTATTGAAGCTGCGAAGACCTGTACCATGTGTTGCTGAAAATTACAGCCTTGCAGAGTTTTCACCTCGCCTCCCTGCTACTCTGGAGCAAGTTAG GCTCCAGAAACAGATGGACAAAAGGTTTCTgaaggcagaaaagcaaagattacGAGCGGAGAAGAAACAGCGGAAGGCAGAGGTCCGAGAGCTCAAAAAGCAGCTCAAATTGCACAGGAAGATTCATCTCTGGAACTCTGTCCATGTATTGGAAACTAGTGGCTCACCTGCCCTGAAATCTGAGAGTCTCCAACCAAATACCTTCCT GACTCCTCCTCAACCCTTCCAAGCAATTGTCCCAACACTCAGCGCGGTGTTTGTGGATGAGAATTTGCCGGATGGGACTCGCTTGCAACCAGGGACCAAGTTTATCAAACACTGGCGAATGAAAAATACTGGCAATGTGGAATGGAGCTCAGACACAAAG CTGAAACTCATGTGGGGCAATCTGACCTTGGCgtcttctgaaaagaaagatgTGTTAGTGCCGTCCCTTCCAGCAGGACAAGTAGGAACTGTTTCAGTGGAGTTTGTAGCTCCTAATATAGAAGGAACTTACACATCCCACTGGAGACTGTCGCACCGAGGGGAGCAGTTTGGGCCCAGGATCTGGTGCAGTATTGTTGTGgatccctccccagctcctgaCTCTTTTGAAAGCAATTGGAAGGATTCTGACTCCTGTCAGAAGGATAAAGCTTCCAGCACCAAAGAG gATGCTTCCGTAAAGACAGAAGCAGGTGCTCAGTTGATGGGTGAAATAATGGAACAGGCTGAAATACCTCTGCCAACTATTCCTTTAAAGATCAAAAATCTGCCAAGCGAGAGAGAATTTTATATCCCGTCTGTCGATCTCCTCACAGCACAG gaTTTGCTGTCCTTTGAGCTGCTGGACATCAATATTGTGCAGGAATTGGAGCGGGTGCCACACAATACTCCTGTTG acatGACTCCATGCATGTCCCCTCTGCCACACGATGGCCCCTGGCTGGAGAAGCCTGGCTTAGGTCAGATACAGGAGGAGAGTGAGGGGAGTGGATTTAAACCCGTCTCTG ATCCTTCCGCGGTCAAAGGGAAAGCTGAACATCTGTTAACCCAGGAGGAAGGCGAAGAAGACATGAGTGGGACTCAGTTTGTCTGTGAAACCGTCATTCGCTCTCTAACCCTGGATGCTGCACCCGACCATaagcccccccaaaaaaagaaaatcctccaGA ACTCTCTGCAAACACTGCAGGACACCTTCAGTTGCAACATGCTGAATGAAGCATCTCCTCGGATCAAAACTGATTCCGCTTCTAAAAAGGAAGCAGAGGTTCATCAGTCAGAGGCAATGCCGGAAGATGACTGTG GGAACCTTCCCCTGTCTGGTGGGAGAGCAAACCCCTCTGGCGATACTGGCAATTCTGACGAAGAGGAAGATGACGATAAAGATGATGTTCAAAGTCAaggctcttctgcttcctcagagGATTATATCATTATTCTCCCCGAGTGCTTCGACACCAGTCGCCCTTTGGGGGAGTCTTTGTATAGTTCGGCCCTTTCTCAGCCCAGTTTGGAAAAGACAGGAGAACCTGAAACAGGAGCAGAGGATCCAGAAGGAGGGAGCCAGCCGCAGGTCTGCAGTGTCAGTGAGATTCTGACGACTTCCCAAACGCTGGCTGTGGTGCCCCTGACCCCGGAGGTTGTGGACACCTCACCCCAGACACAAAG GAATCTTGCATCTCTTCAGAATGATCTCTTCCAAGAACCAGACATGCCGCTGTCGGAGAACATCTCTTCCATTCCTCAGAATCAAATAAGAGAAG AACCCAGTGGTGAAGACGGTCATGGGCCAGGAGCTTCTGGATTCACGGCTAGTAAACAGAACGGCCCAGAATACCCGAG GTACCCCCAAGGAAGCAGCATCGCAGGAGAAATAGTTAAAGGAGCTTTGTCTGTTGCTGCTTCTGCCTACAAAGCATTATTTGCTGGACCACCCATTCTAGAACAG CAGCCCGCGGCTCCCGAGGAGCACACTGCGGCCCTGCTGTCCAGCCTGTGCGAGATGGGCTTCTGCGACAGGCACCTGAACCTGCGGCTGCTCAAGAAACACAACAATAACATGGTGCAAGTGGTAACCGAGTTGCTTCAGATCAGTAACGGCGACCAGTACAGCCGATACTGA